From a region of the Priestia megaterium genome:
- the corA gene encoding magnesium/cobalt transporter CorA: MIRIIAITQDLHVKEDVPLDYLSDPSIKWFWIDLASPSEEEAKVLETFFHFHPLAIEDCLHLLQRPKLDYYEGYSFLVLHYLNSNTLDVEEVDLFIGENYLVTFHFKPVLSIETVRQRLLQHPSGFNKGVSYIAYAVLDQLVDDYFPIVYEIEDKLNAIESRDAKKSIALLMNDVFDIRSDLLKLRKTILPMRDLLYRIINSERLNIPAEQKAYFNDIYDHLIKLTSMVEANRDMTSDMRDNYLSLNANRMNSIMMTLTIISSIFIPLTFVVGLYGMNFDHMPELHWHYGYYIVLGIMALMTIGMILWFKRKGWFNVNK; encoded by the coding sequence ATGATTCGAATAATCGCTATTACACAAGACTTACACGTCAAAGAAGATGTCCCCCTTGATTACTTATCTGACCCTTCAATTAAGTGGTTCTGGATAGATCTTGCCTCTCCATCTGAAGAGGAAGCAAAAGTGTTAGAGACGTTTTTCCACTTTCACCCTTTAGCTATCGAAGATTGTCTTCATCTATTACAACGTCCTAAACTTGATTATTATGAAGGTTACAGCTTTTTAGTGCTTCATTATTTAAATAGCAACACGTTAGATGTTGAAGAAGTAGACTTATTTATTGGGGAAAATTATCTAGTGACCTTTCACTTTAAACCGGTACTCAGTATTGAAACAGTACGACAACGCCTTTTACAGCACCCTAGTGGATTTAATAAAGGAGTGTCCTATATTGCTTATGCGGTTCTAGACCAATTAGTAGATGATTACTTCCCAATTGTGTATGAAATTGAGGATAAATTAAATGCAATTGAAAGCAGAGATGCCAAAAAATCAATTGCTTTATTAATGAATGATGTTTTTGATATCCGAAGTGATTTATTAAAGCTTAGAAAAACCATTCTTCCTATGCGTGATCTGTTATATCGAATTATTAATTCCGAACGTTTAAATATACCTGCGGAGCAGAAAGCCTATTTCAATGACATCTATGATCACTTAATAAAATTAACAAGCATGGTGGAAGCCAATCGAGATATGACATCAGATATGAGAGATAATTACCTTTCACTTAACGCCAATCGGATGAACTCTATAATGATGACATTAACAATTATCTCCTCTATTTTCATCCCCCTTACCTTTGTCGTAGGGTTATATGGGATGAACTTTGATCATATGCCTGAACTTCACTGGCACTACGGATATTATATTGTTTTAGGAATTATGGCTTTAATGACAATCGGTATGATTCTTTGGTTTAAACGAAAAGGCTGGTTTAATGTCAATAAGTAG
- a CDS encoding endonuclease domain-containing protein: MERRLYNALVLNGYCVQTQVKCGPYRIDLVIGKLAIECDGKASHSFPSQKAHDRKKDAYLRKQGYKVVRISGNSIVNRMPQVLKRVKTRLN; this comes from the coding sequence ATTGAAAGACGTTTATATAATGCGTTGGTACTAAATGGCTATTGTGTCCAAACACAAGTAAAATGTGGCCCTTATCGAATTGACCTTGTAATAGGTAAGCTTGCGATTGAATGCGATGGGAAAGCGTCTCATTCTTTTCCATCGCAAAAGGCTCATGATCGAAAGAAAGATGCTTATTTGAGGAAACAAGGATATAAAGTAGTGCGGATCAGTGGCAACAGTATTGTAAATCGTATGCCTCAAGTTTTAAAAAGAGTGAAAACAAGATTGAATTAA
- a CDS encoding phosphatase PAP2 family protein yields the protein MIILVKLKLYIIGLLLLISFICTGILVKIEKFSGFDKWLSSIIHHKRSSFLTPIMKFFDFIGSTYFVIVICLAILFYLYFVTKRRLASVLFVVAMIGERLLSEGLKYLFSRSRPDGFHLVEVDKHSFPSQHAMNSFVLYGILLFLLWTHLKSNKIKVLLSLLASILILVMGFSRIYLGVHHPSDILGGYLISALWLIIIMIYTGHYKEEKKMPN from the coding sequence ATGATTATTTTAGTAAAGCTAAAATTATATATTATTGGACTATTACTGCTAATTAGCTTTATATGTACTGGTATCTTAGTTAAAATAGAAAAGTTTAGTGGATTTGACAAATGGTTATCATCTATTATTCATCATAAACGCTCCTCTTTCTTAACACCTATAATGAAATTTTTTGATTTTATTGGATCAACTTACTTTGTTATTGTAATCTGCCTTGCAATTTTATTTTACCTTTATTTTGTAACTAAACGTCGTTTGGCTTCTGTTCTATTTGTTGTTGCCATGATAGGAGAAAGACTGCTTAGCGAGGGTCTAAAGTATTTATTTAGCCGTTCACGACCAGATGGATTTCATTTAGTAGAGGTAGATAAACATAGCTTTCCTAGTCAACATGCTATGAATTCCTTTGTTCTTTACGGTATACTTCTATTTCTGTTATGGACACATTTAAAGAGCAATAAAATAAAGGTTCTACTTTCCTTACTAGCAAGCATTCTTATCTTAGTAATGGGATTCAGTCGTATTTATCTAGGTGTACACCATCCAAGCGATATTTTAGGCGGATACCTTATTAGTGCGCTTTGGCTCATAATTATAATGATATATACAGGTCATTATAAAGAAGAAAAGAAAATGCCTAACTGA
- a CDS encoding TerC family protein, with product MESIWIEYAWALLILIGLEGLLSADNALVLAVIAKHLPDNQKKKAINYGILMAFIFRFGALFAISFIANVWWIQAVGAAYLLYLGLKHVLKARFGKHNENIHNAEKESAGKGFWPTVGKIALADLAFAVDSILAAVAIALGLPDSQFGEIGGMDGGQFAVVVLGGIAGLILIKFAATWFVKLLEKRPALETTAYAIVAWVGVKLAVITLAHKDIGVLDPHFPHSTIWTLIFYGVLVGIALLGWFAPSNKSLEKPSA from the coding sequence ATGGAGTCCATATGGATCGAATACGCTTGGGCGTTGTTAATTCTAATTGGTTTAGAAGGTTTATTATCGGCTGACAATGCTCTTGTACTAGCAGTCATAGCTAAACATCTACCAGATAATCAGAAGAAAAAAGCAATTAATTATGGAATTCTTATGGCATTTATTTTTCGATTCGGTGCTCTCTTCGCTATTTCATTTATCGCCAATGTCTGGTGGATTCAGGCGGTAGGAGCAGCTTATCTTCTGTATTTAGGTTTGAAGCATGTCCTTAAGGCACGGTTTGGGAAACACAACGAGAATATTCATAATGCTGAAAAGGAATCTGCTGGAAAAGGATTCTGGCCGACAGTAGGAAAAATTGCGTTAGCTGATTTGGCTTTTGCAGTTGATTCCATTTTAGCTGCGGTAGCTATAGCCCTTGGTCTTCCAGATTCACAGTTTGGCGAAATTGGTGGTATGGATGGCGGACAATTTGCAGTTGTAGTTTTGGGGGGGATTGCAGGTCTTATCTTGATTAAGTTTGCAGCGACCTGGTTTGTAAAACTCCTCGAAAAGCGTCCTGCCTTAGAAACTACAGCATATGCCATTGTTGCTTGGGTGGGTGTCAAACTTGCTGTTATTACACTTGCTCATAAGGATATAGGTGTCTTAGACCCTCATTTTCCCCATAGTACTATTTGGACATTAATCTTCTATGGAGTATTAGTTGGTATTGCTCTACTTGGTTGGTTTGCACCGAGCAATAAGTCTTTAGAAAAGCCTTCAGCTTAA
- a CDS encoding alkaline phosphatase → MFKKKLTKKLLPVAVLSTVAFSGLIGGFSHVSAEESTNKKRTNNAEIKNVIVLIGDGMGVSYTSAHRYLKDDPSTKVVEPTTFDQYLVGQQTTYPEDPEQNVTDSASAATAMSAGIKTYNSAIAVDNDGSEAKTVLEAAREEGKATGLVATSEITHATPASFGSHDHSRKNMNSIADDYFDEMVNGQHKIDVLLGGGKSNFDRKDRNLTEEFKKAGYSYVENREDMLNDKNSKVLGLFADGGLPKKIDRTEEVPSLKDMTNTALSKLNKDKDGFFLMVEGSQIDWAGHDNDIVGAMSEMDDFEQAYKAAIEFAKKDKHTLVVATADHSTGGYSIGSDGIYNWFSEPIKAAKRTPDFMAEEIAKGAGVEETLKKYIDQNTLALTEQEIQSVKEAAKTKKVLDIDNAIENIFNKRSHTGWTTGGHTGEDVPVYAFGPSSEKFAGSNDNTDIAKNIFDVLDYNIKIQDK, encoded by the coding sequence TTGTTTAAAAAGAAGTTAACGAAAAAGTTATTACCGGTAGCCGTTCTTTCAACAGTTGCTTTTAGTGGTTTAATTGGTGGTTTCTCACATGTAAGTGCAGAGGAATCTACTAATAAAAAAAGAACTAATAATGCGGAAATTAAAAATGTTATTGTTTTAATCGGTGATGGCATGGGGGTTTCTTATACTTCTGCTCATCGTTACCTAAAAGACGATCCATCAACAAAAGTTGTTGAGCCAACAACTTTTGATCAATACCTTGTTGGCCAACAAACAACTTATCCAGAAGATCCTGAGCAAAATGTAACGGACTCTGCTTCTGCAGCAACTGCTATGTCTGCAGGTATTAAAACATATAACAGTGCGATTGCCGTTGACAATGACGGATCAGAAGCAAAAACGGTTCTTGAAGCTGCTAGAGAAGAAGGAAAGGCAACAGGTCTTGTTGCGACTTCGGAAATTACACACGCAACACCTGCTTCTTTCGGATCACATGATCACAGCCGTAAAAACATGAACTCAATTGCCGATGACTATTTTGACGAAATGGTAAATGGTCAACATAAAATCGATGTTCTTCTTGGTGGAGGTAAAAGCAACTTTGATCGAAAAGATCGTAATTTAACAGAAGAATTCAAAAAAGCTGGATATAGCTATGTGGAAAACCGTGAAGATATGTTAAACGATAAAAACAGTAAAGTGCTTGGTTTATTTGCTGATGGTGGACTTCCAAAGAAAATTGACCGCACAGAAGAAGTTCCTTCATTAAAGGACATGACAAACACTGCTCTTTCAAAATTAAACAAAGATAAAGACGGGTTCTTCCTAATGGTAGAAGGAAGCCAGATTGACTGGGCAGGGCATGACAACGATATCGTTGGAGCTATGAGTGAAATGGATGACTTTGAACAAGCATATAAAGCAGCAATTGAGTTTGCAAAAAAAGACAAACATACCTTAGTAGTAGCAACAGCTGACCACTCAACTGGTGGATACTCAATTGGTTCAGACGGTATTTATAACTGGTTCAGTGAACCAATCAAAGCTGCAAAGCGCACGCCTGATTTCATGGCTGAAGAGATTGCTAAAGGAGCAGGCGTTGAAGAAACATTAAAGAAATATATTGATCAAAATACCCTAGCCTTAACAGAACAAGAAATTCAATCTGTTAAAGAAGCAGCTAAAACAAAGAAAGTTCTTGATATCGATAATGCCATTGAGAATATTTTCAACAAACGTTCTCACACAGGTTGGACAACAGGTGGACATACAGGTGAAGATGTTCCTGTCTATGCATTCGGACCATCAAGTGAAAAATTTGCTGGATCAAATGATAACACCGATATTGCAAAAAATATTTTTGATGTCTTAGATTATAATATTAAAATTCAAGATAAGTAA
- a CDS encoding FtsW/RodA/SpoVE family cell cycle protein, translating into MFKRIVKCYDYKFIVALIILSLIGLVMVYSASMVTAVSRYGVEGDYFYQKQKLALIAGFFFFCIAAFIPYKIYREKKILKILLVTVISLLTLVLIFGHTAGNAQSWLILGPVRIQPLEFTKLTIIVYLSAVFANKQEYINDLKRSIIPPILIVLFICFLIALQPDYGGILLILGTVAAIVLCSGISGKSMLKIALLGVVGILIMLVVLLITGHIDTVFSPVRLARFTGYLHPFENQQGNGYQLVNSYLAIGSGGLSGMGLGQSVQKAGYLPESHTDFIMAIIAEELGFWGVLLVLGLLFFVILQGLKIARRCNDPFGALLAIGISVMIGIQAFVNLGAVTGLLPITGVTLPFVSYGGSSLTLLLFAVGVLANISMFNKYEKKYKNKVKDPKELKSV; encoded by the coding sequence ATGTTTAAGAGAATAGTAAAATGTTATGATTACAAATTTATTGTAGCCTTAATTATTCTAAGTCTCATCGGCTTAGTCATGGTTTACAGTGCTAGTATGGTAACGGCTGTTAGTCGTTACGGTGTTGAAGGGGATTATTTTTATCAAAAGCAAAAACTTGCTCTGATAGCAGGCTTTTTCTTCTTCTGTATTGCTGCCTTTATTCCTTATAAAATTTATCGAGAGAAAAAAATATTAAAAATCTTATTAGTAACAGTGATATCGCTTCTTACCTTGGTCCTTATTTTTGGACATACGGCAGGAAATGCACAAAGTTGGCTTATACTGGGACCGGTTAGAATACAACCACTAGAATTTACGAAACTAACAATCATTGTATATTTATCGGCTGTTTTTGCGAATAAACAAGAGTATATCAATGATTTAAAGCGCTCTATTATTCCGCCTATCCTTATTGTGTTGTTTATTTGTTTCTTAATTGCTTTACAACCCGATTACGGTGGGATTTTACTTATTTTAGGCACAGTTGCAGCTATTGTCTTATGTTCAGGTATCTCTGGAAAATCAATGCTAAAGATTGCCTTACTAGGAGTAGTAGGCATCCTTATTATGTTAGTCGTTCTATTAATAACGGGACATATCGACACCGTATTTTCACCTGTTCGTTTAGCTCGTTTTACAGGTTATCTACATCCTTTTGAAAACCAACAAGGAAATGGATACCAACTGGTTAATTCCTACTTGGCTATAGGGAGTGGCGGACTCTCAGGGATGGGATTAGGACAAAGTGTTCAAAAGGCAGGTTATCTTCCTGAATCCCATACAGATTTTATTATGGCAATTATTGCTGAGGAGTTAGGTTTTTGGGGAGTTCTGCTTGTATTAGGGTTACTATTTTTTGTTATTTTGCAAGGCTTAAAAATAGCAAGAAGATGCAACGATCCTTTTGGGGCACTACTAGCTATCGGTATTTCGGTCATGATTGGCATTCAAGCATTTGTTAACCTTGGAGCAGTAACGGGACTTCTTCCTATCACAGGTGTAACATTACCTTTTGTAAGTTATGGTGGTTCTTCTCTTACATTGCTTCTGTTTGCTGTAGGAGTACTAGCGAATATATCCATGTTTAATAAATATGAAAAGAAATATAAAAATAAAGTAAAAGATCCAAAGGAATTGAAAAGCGTTTAA
- a CDS encoding DUF3189 family protein: MIFIYNDYGGTHTTSMAAAYHLKKLPTSRTLTKDEILNIDYFNKLNHSDMGKIIFHGVDTEGNSVYTIGRKSSKLVVPALKNLSLLLQEKYQIHEKIVFSNTSPTVPFAMTMGGFLSRELKIDFIGVPLLVVGAKQCCHNILELVEHTKQIGKSTNSKVIVLENKRFK, encoded by the coding sequence ATGATTTTTATCTATAATGATTATGGTGGAACACATACCACTTCTATGGCAGCAGCTTACCATTTAAAAAAATTACCTACTAGTCGAACACTGACTAAAGATGAAATATTAAATATTGACTATTTCAATAAATTAAATCATTCTGATATGGGGAAAATTATTTTTCATGGGGTCGATACAGAGGGGAATTCCGTTTATACAATTGGTCGAAAGTCCTCCAAACTTGTTGTTCCAGCTTTAAAAAATTTAAGTCTATTATTACAAGAAAAATATCAAATTCATGAAAAAATAGTTTTTTCAAATACATCACCTACTGTTCCATTTGCTATGACAATGGGAGGATTCTTGTCCAGAGAGCTAAAAATTGACTTCATCGGTGTACCGTTATTAGTTGTTGGTGCCAAACAATGTTGTCATAATATTCTGGAATTGGTTGAACACACGAAACAAATAGGAAAGTCAACGAATTCAAAAGTAATTGTATTAGAAAATAAACGATTTAAGTAA
- a CDS encoding FtsK/SpoIIIE domain-containing protein, whose protein sequence is MFEKLKLRGQLIKAFRTAEIYRVVKRGDRTSYLFPKIHQIDNHHMYTRYAFSLLNGIDPELLTKKRWALRQVLGSNIEINGSLKNFSITVHHKNLPKMLEYKYEAIHPHIEKMELPVCIGQDIYGNPVSWDFADLETLLISGEIGAGKSSLMRVILTTWMKYASPEDLRLVLVDLKRADLGLFHGIEHVDALCFEAKDMRKPFALLRAEMYRRGDLMLEHGVTHISRLPFKLPRIVVVVDEMSIIKRETDLVEMIQQFASQGRALGVHTIIAMQRPDADLLNSALKANLRVRISGRQADATNAKVAGVLGAEEIDAAARGRMKIKIDDVKEFQAFFLDEGACKDILSPYKTRVKDPEPQLEVVPQSIFGLLEKEEQR, encoded by the coding sequence ATGTTTGAAAAACTAAAACTGCGTGGCCAATTGATTAAAGCGTTTCGTACGGCAGAGATTTACCGGGTGGTTAAACGTGGAGACCGTACCTCCTATCTCTTTCCGAAAATTCATCAAATCGATAACCATCATATGTACACTCGGTACGCCTTTTCTTTACTAAATGGGATCGATCCTGAGCTTTTAACGAAAAAAAGATGGGCCTTACGACAAGTATTAGGCAGCAACATCGAAATAAACGGCAGCCTGAAGAATTTTAGCATCACGGTTCATCATAAAAACCTACCTAAGATGCTTGAATACAAATATGAAGCCATTCATCCCCATATTGAGAAAATGGAACTTCCCGTATGCATTGGTCAAGATATCTATGGGAACCCTGTTTCATGGGATTTTGCTGATTTAGAAACCCTACTTATCTCTGGTGAAATTGGCGCAGGAAAAAGCAGTTTAATGCGCGTGATTCTGACCACATGGATGAAATATGCCTCTCCGGAAGACTTGCGTTTAGTGCTAGTGGATCTTAAACGAGCTGATTTAGGGTTATTTCACGGGATTGAACACGTGGATGCGCTTTGTTTTGAAGCCAAAGACATGCGAAAACCTTTTGCCTTACTTCGAGCTGAAATGTATCGCCGAGGTGATTTAATGTTAGAACATGGTGTGACCCATATCAGTAGGCTTCCGTTTAAGCTGCCTCGGATTGTCGTGGTTGTAGATGAGATGAGCATTATTAAGCGAGAAACAGACCTTGTAGAGATGATTCAACAGTTTGCCAGCCAAGGTCGTGCGCTAGGTGTTCACACCATTATTGCGATGCAGCGTCCGGATGCTGATTTATTAAATTCTGCGTTAAAAGCGAACTTACGAGTAAGAATCTCTGGACGACAAGCAGATGCCACAAATGCAAAGGTGGCAGGAGTACTTGGGGCAGAAGAAATCGATGCTGCAGCTAGGGGACGTATGAAAATTAAAATTGATGACGTGAAAGAGTTTCAAGCCTTCTTCTTAGATGAAGGAGCTTGCAAGGACATACTTTCTCCTTATAAAACTCGGGTAAAAGATCCTGAACCTCAACTGGAGGTCGTACCACAGTCTATCTTTGGACTATTAGAGAAGGAGGAACAGCGATGA